The region TGGCCGTTCGCCGCGTTGCCGTCGCCGCCGACGTCGTCGAGCATGTCGATGACGAGGCTGTCCTGGCCGCGCGTCATCGCGAGATAGACCTCGGCGAGCAGTTCCGAGTCGAGCAGCGCGCCGTGCAGCGTACGGTGCGCGTTACTGATGCCGAAGCGGTCGCACAGCGCGTCGAGCGAGTTCCGCTTGCCCGGGAACATCTGCTTGGCTTGCACGAGCGTGTCGATCACGCCGCCGCAATGTTCGGTGAAAGGCGGCAGGCCGAGCCGCGCGAATTCGGCATCGAGGAACGCGAGGTCGAACGGCGCGTTGTGGATGATCAACTCCGCGTCCTTCACGAAGTCACGGATCTGGTCGACGACTTCTGCGAACTTCGGCTTGTCGCTCAGGAACTCGGTCGTGAGGCCGTGCACGGCGAGCGCCCCCGGGTCGCTGTCGCGCTCCGGGTTCACGTAAATGTGCAGGTTGTTGCCGGTGAGCCGCCGGTTCAGCAGCTCGACGCAGCCGATTTCGATCAGGCGGTCGCCCGTGCGTGGGTTCAGGCCGGTGGTTTCGGTATCGAGAATGATCTGGCGCATGTCGGATAAATCGGGAAAAAAGGAGGGCGGCCCGGATTCAGGCCGCGAGCGATTCGACGCCGCGATTCGCGAGCGCGTCGGCGCGTTCGTTTTCGGGGTGGCCCGCGTGACCCTTCACCCAACGCCATTCGACGTCGTGCTGGACGACGAGCGCATCGAGCCGCTTCCACAGGTCGGCATTCTTCACCGGCGTTTTCGCCGCGGTGACCCAGCCTTTTTTCTTCCAGCCGTGAATCCACTCGCTGATGCCTTTCTGCACGTATTGCGAGTCGGTATGGACGATCACGCGGCACGGCCGCTTCAGCGCCTCGAGCGCGGCGATCACGCCCATCAGTTCCATGCGGTTGTTGGTCGTGTTGGGCTCGCCGCCGAACAGCTCTTTTTCGCGGTCGCCGTAGCGCAGCAATGCGCCCCAGCCGCCGGGGCCGGGATTGCCCTTGCAGGCGCCGTCGGTATAGATGTCGATGGTGTCGGTGGTCATGAACTTTCTTGATGGGTGGTCGGGGTGGCGGCCGGCGTCAGGCCCGGCGCGAGCACGGGCTTTTTCATCCGGATCGGGCCGACGAGGCGCATGCCGCGCACGCGCTTGACGGCCGTCACCATGTAGACCGCGCCGAAGATCGGCCACCAGCGGTCGCCGGCGGCTTCCATGAAGCCGTAGCGGGCCAGCCACTTGTCGGTGACGAGCGGCGGCCGGTAGCAGCCGAAGCGGCCGCGCTCGAGATCGAAGCCGAGCAGCTTGATCCAGTCCTTCAGCCGGATGAACGCGATCTGGTCGCGCGCGGCCGGTACGAACGGGCGGTTCGCCATGCGTCCGAACGATTGCCGCATTCCCCACAGGCTCAGCGAGTTGAAGCCGGTGATCACGAGCTGGCCTTCCGGCATCAGCACGCGCTCCGCCTCGCGCAGCAGCCGGTGAGGGTCCGACGTGAATTCAAGGGTGTGCGGCATCACGATCAGGTCGACGCTCTGCGACTCGAACGGCAGGTCGAGCAGGTCGCACCACGTCGTGCTGCGATCGGCCGGCGCATGGGTGCTCGCGTGCGCGTCGCCTGCCCACGGATACTGGTACGGTGCGCTCGCGCCGCTCGCCGGGTCGAGGACGAGGCCGCGATACGGCATGCGGTTCTCGCGCAGCGCATCGAGCTGCGGCAGCCCGAGCTGCAGCGCGTGAAAGCCGAACACGTCGGACACGATCCGGTCGAGCTGGGCTTGCTCCCAGCCGAGCACGTAGCGGCCGGGCGGCGAGTCGGTCCAGGCGGGCCAGTCTATAATTTGACGATCGGACATAACGATGATTGCGCGCCCATGAACGAGCTGGAATACGTGCCGGTGCCGGCATTCGAAGACAACTACATCTGGCTTGTCTCCGACGGCCGCGATGCGATCGCCGTCGACCCGGGTGAAGCCGCTCCGGTACGCCGTGTTCTTGCGGAGCGCGGCTGGCGGTTGACCGCTATTTTACTCACGCACCATCACGCCGACCACGTCGGCGGTGTCGCGGCACTGCGCGATAGCCAACCGGACAATGTGCCGCTCGCCGTATACGGCCCGTCGGCCGAGGCGATCGGCGTGGTCACGCAGCCGCTTGCGGGCGGCGATCGCGTGACGCTCGACGCCCCTGCGCTCGCATTCGACGTGCTCGACGTGCCGGGCCATACGCGCGGCCATATTGCCTACTTTCAGGCGGCCGGCCGCGGCGCCGCGACGCCTCACGTGTTCTGCGGCGACACGCTGTTCTCGTGCGGCTGCGGCCGTTTGTTCGAAGGCACGCCCGCGCAGATGCTCGCGTCGCTCGATGCATTGGCGGCGCTGCCCGGCGACACGCGCGTGCATTGCGCACACGAATACACGCTGTCGAACATCCGCTTCGCGCTTGCGTGCGAGCCCGGCAACGCGGCGCTCGCCGCTTGGCGCGACGACGCGCACGCGCTGCGCGCCCGCGGCGAGCCGACGCTGCCCACCACGATCGCGCACGAGCGCGCCGTCAATCCGTTCATGCGCTCGGACAGCGCTGCCATTCGCGCAACGCTCGAGGCCGAGCTGCATGAACCGGTGCCGGATCGCCTCGCGGCGTTCACGCTGATGCGCGAGTGGAAAAACCGATTCCGATGACGCTTTCCGGAGGAGTCCAAACCTCAGGTGGCGTCTGTAAAAATTGCTGCAAATGTAGGAT is a window of Burkholderia latens DNA encoding:
- the dnaQ gene encoding DNA polymerase III subunit epsilon; this translates as MRQIILDTETTGLNPRTGDRLIEIGCVELLNRRLTGNNLHIYVNPERDSDPGALAVHGLTTEFLSDKPKFAEVVDQIRDFVKDAELIIHNAPFDLAFLDAEFARLGLPPFTEHCGGVIDTLVQAKQMFPGKRNSLDALCDRFGISNAHRTLHGALLDSELLAEVYLAMTRGQDSLVIDMLDDVGGDGNAANGQRVSLAALELPVIAASDDELAAHQTQLDELDKSVKGTCVWRQSADADTAKAA
- the rnhA gene encoding ribonuclease HI; translation: MTTDTIDIYTDGACKGNPGPGGWGALLRYGDREKELFGGEPNTTNNRMELMGVIAALEALKRPCRVIVHTDSQYVQKGISEWIHGWKKKGWVTAAKTPVKNADLWKRLDALVVQHDVEWRWVKGHAGHPENERADALANRGVESLAA
- a CDS encoding class I SAM-dependent methyltransferase; its protein translation is MSDRQIIDWPAWTDSPPGRYVLGWEQAQLDRIVSDVFGFHALQLGLPQLDALRENRMPYRGLVLDPASGASAPYQYPWAGDAHASTHAPADRSTTWCDLLDLPFESQSVDLIVMPHTLEFTSDPHRLLREAERVLMPEGQLVITGFNSLSLWGMRQSFGRMANRPFVPAARDQIAFIRLKDWIKLLGFDLERGRFGCYRPPLVTDKWLARYGFMEAAGDRWWPIFGAVYMVTAVKRVRGMRLVGPIRMKKPVLAPGLTPAATPTTHQESS
- the gloB gene encoding hydroxyacylglutathione hydrolase, whose translation is MNELEYVPVPAFEDNYIWLVSDGRDAIAVDPGEAAPVRRVLAERGWRLTAILLTHHHADHVGGVAALRDSQPDNVPLAVYGPSAEAIGVVTQPLAGGDRVTLDAPALAFDVLDVPGHTRGHIAYFQAAGRGAATPHVFCGDTLFSCGCGRLFEGTPAQMLASLDALAALPGDTRVHCAHEYTLSNIRFALACEPGNAALAAWRDDAHALRARGEPTLPTTIAHERAVNPFMRSDSAAIRATLEAELHEPVPDRLAAFTLMREWKNRFR